A genomic window from Gossypium hirsutum isolate 1008001.06 chromosome D12, Gossypium_hirsutum_v2.1, whole genome shotgun sequence includes:
- the LOC107945360 gene encoding BTB/POZ domain-containing protein SR1IP1, protein MVDFVKEEIAPTSLNMSSKKELLSTAMKRTSEWIFSQEIPSDVTVQVGGVSFSLHKFPLISKSGYVRKVVSESNDADHSIIEIPNVPGGADSFELAAKFCYGINFEISTENIAMLRCAAEYLEMTEDYAVGNLVGRTEAYLNEVALKSLAGAVSVLHMSESLLPIAEEVKLVSRCIDAIAYLACKESQFYMSSRSDSGNDSTISLTTTNSRPIVDWWAEDLAVLRIDIFQRVLIAMVARGFKQYDLGPVLMLYAQKALRGLEVFGKGRKKIEPRQEHEKRVVLETIVSLLPREKNAMSVSFLSVLLRAAIYLETTVACRLDLERRMALQLGQAVLDDLLIPAYSVTGDTLFDVDTMQRILTNYVEYETEGHHFGYKEDDEYISPPPSDMERVGKLMETYLVEISSDRNLPISKFIGLAELIPEQSRVTEDGMYRAIDIYLKAHPTITDMERKKVCSLMDCQKLSREACAHAAQNDRLPVQTVVQVLYHEQQRLRDVMNGSGDSPAVIPSKVNLYPTDVHPVSGELSSLKRENQDLKLELVKMKMRLKEIEKSTSAKTAISSPMGSITPSSDKPPLPKKSFMNSVSKKLGRLYPFVPSGAKGRTRPSKDRRHSIS, encoded by the exons ATGGTGGATTTTGTTAAGGAGGAGATTGCACCTACTAGTCTTAACATGTCATCTAAAAAGGAGCTTCTTTCCACAGCCATGAAGAGAACCAGCGAGTG GATTTTCTCTCAGGAGATTCCCAGTGATGTCACTGTCCAAGTTGGAGGAGTTTCTTTCTCACTGCATAAG TTTCCATTAATATCTAAGTCTGGATACGTAAGGAAAGTTGTATCAGAATCCAATGATGCTGATCATTCAATCATAGAAATCCCCAATGTTCCAGGTGGAGCAGATTCATTTGAACTAGCAGCTAAATTCTGTTATGGGATAAATTTCGAGATAAGCACCGAAAACATTGCCATGCTAAGATGTGCGGCCGAGTATCTCGAGATGACTGAGGACTATGCAGTCGGAAATCTTGTGGGAAGAACTGAAGCCTACTTGAATGAAGTGGCACTTAAGAGTCTAGCAGGAGCAGTTTCTGTGTTACATATGTCTGAAAGCCTCCTCCCTATTGCAGAGGAAGTTAAATTAGTGAGCCGGTGCATTGACGCAATCGCGTATTTAGCTTGCAAAGAGAGCCAGTTTTATATGTCTAGCAGGTCTGATAGTGGCAATGATAGTACCATTTCTTTGACAACCACTAACTCGAGACCAATTGTCGATTGGTGGGCTGAAGATTTAGCTGTTCTTCGAATCGACATCTTCCAACGGGTTCTGATTGCAATGGTAGCAAGAGGGTTTAAACAATATGATCTTGGTCCAGTGCTTATGCTTTATGCACAAAAGGCTCTTAGAGGTTTG GAAGTATTTGGAAAGGGGAGGAAGAAAATTGAGCCACGACAAGAACACGAGAAAAGGGTCGTGTTGGAAACCATAGTGAGTCTTCTGCCTAGGGAGAAAAATGCAATGTCTGTAAGCTTTCTATCCGTGTTGCTTCGTGCAGCGATATACCTTGAAACAACTGTTGCTTGTCGACTTGATTTGGAGAGAAGGATGGCCTTGCAATTAGGACAGGCTGTTTTGGATGATCTCTTGATTCCTGCATATTCTGTTACCGGGGATACATTATTTGATGTGGACACCATGCAGCGGATCTTGACGAACTACGTTGAATATGAAACTGAAGGCCACCATTTTGGATACAAAGAAGATGATGAGTACATTTCTCCCCCACCAAGTGACATGGAAAGGGTGGGAAAGCTAATGGAGACCTACCTAGTTGAAATATCATCTGACCGTAATCTACCTATCTCGAAATTCATCGGTCTTGCTGAACTCATTCCGGAACAATCCAGGGTAACAGAGGATGGGATGTATAGAGCCATAGATATCTACCTCAAG GCCCACCCCACTATTACTGACATGGAGAGGAAGAAAGTTTGCAGTTTAATGGATTGCCAGAAACTCTCGAGGGAGGCCTGCGCGCATGCGGCTCAGAATGACCGTCTTCCAGTGCAGACCGTGGTTCAAGTCCTTTACCATGAGCAGCAACGCCTTCGAGATGTTATGAATGGAAGTGGAGATTCCCCTGCTGTCATTCCTTCCAAGGTGAATTTATACCCTACTGATGTCCACCCAGTTTCAGGTGAACTGTCCAGCTTGAAAAGAGAGAACCAGGACTTGAAACTAGAGctagtgaaaatgaaaatgagattgaaagaaatagaaaaatcaaCATCAGCAAAAACGGCAATAAGCAGTCCTATGGGAAGTATTACGCCATCATCTGATAAGCCTCCTTTGCCTAAAAAATCATTTATGAATTCAGTTTCCAAGAAGCTCGGACGGCTTTATCCTTTCGTCCCTTCCGGTGCCAAAGGTCGAACAAGACCCAGCAAAGATAGGAGACACTCCATATCTTGA